From a region of the Balaenoptera ricei isolate mBalRic1 chromosome 11, mBalRic1.hap2, whole genome shotgun sequence genome:
- the LOC132374538 gene encoding LOW QUALITY PROTEIN: MHC class I polypeptide-related sequence B-like (The sequence of the model RefSeq protein was modified relative to this genomic sequence to represent the inferred CDS: inserted 1 base in 1 codon; substituted 1 base at 1 genomic stop codon) — MALLFVLPFLAGAALSVLPATAAGSHSLHYNLTVLSRDGSVQSSFFAGGHLDGQAFLHCDRETGRVEPRGLWAEELGAETWDTESKDLTETWKDLRKLLAEILSLQEEKGGVNSLQEMVGCEIQEDNHAWGFRFLCYDGELLLSCHPETQGCTVPQSLARNWAMEMEKFGDTDSFQSKYYWAHVQGELCGRLRGYLESWTGFRERTGPPAVNVTRSQDSEGTVNLTCWAFGFFPRNISAAWFWDEEPMRRDAXQXKGVLPDGNGTYRSWVTKSVPQGEEQRVQRHVEHSGNHSAHPVPSGFVSFAARRRRRRQHQLWGAQPLACKTWINARWSQVTIMASHNRDFSPCCQTLRPSIPLWKLRICCQRPEFSSLYWSY; from the exons GATCACACAGTCTTCATTACAACCTCACAGTGCTGTCCCGGGATGGATCTGTGCAGTCCAGCTTTTTCGCTGGGGGACACTTGGATGGCCAGGCCTTCCTGCACTGTGACCGTGAGACAGGCAGGGTAGAGCCCCGGGGACTGTGGGCAGaagagctgggagctgagacgTGGGACACAGAGTCCAAGGACTTGACAGAGACCTGGAAGGACCTCAGAAAGCTTCTAGCAGAAATCCTGTCCCtgcaggaggagaaaggag gtgTGAATTCCCTCCAGGAGATGGTGGGCTGTGAAATCCAAGAAGACAACCACGCCTGGGGCTTCAGGTTTCTCTGCTATGATGGGGAGCTCCTCCTCTCCTGTCACCCAGAGACCCAGGGTTGTACAGTGCCCCAGTCCTTGGCTCGGAACTGGGCCATGGAAATGGAGAAGTTCGGGGACACAGATAGCTTTCAAAGCAAGTATTACTGGGCCCACGTGCAGGGAGAGCTTTGTGGAAGACTGCGGGGCTATCTGGAATCCTGGACAGGCTTCAGGGAGAGAACAG GGCCCCCAGCCGTGAACGTGACCCGCAGCCAGGACTCGGAGGGCACAGTCAACCTCACATGCTGGGCTTTCGGCTTCTTTCCCCGGAATATCTCAGCGGCCTGGTTTTGGGATGAGGAACCCATGAGGCGGGACGCCTAGC TTAAGGGTGTCCTGCCTGATGGGAACGGGACCTACCGGTCCTGGGTGACCAAAAGTGTTCCCCAAGGAGAGGAGCAGCGGGTCCAGCGCCACGTGGAACACAGCGGGAATCACAGTGCACACCCTGTGCCCTCTG GCTTTGTGTCCTTTGCTGcacgaagaagaagaagaagacagcATCAGCTGTGGGGAGCCCAG CCGTTAGCCTGCAAGACCTGGATCAATGCCAGATGGAGCCAAGTGACCATAATGGCCTCACACAACCGGGATTTCAGTCCTTGTTGTCAGACCCTGCGTCCATCAATTCCACTGTGGAAGCTTAGAATCTGCTGCCAGAGGCCTGAATTCAGCTCCCTCTACTGGTCTTACTAg
- the LOC132374541 gene encoding LOW QUALITY PROTEIN: MHC class I polypeptide-related sequence B-like (The sequence of the model RefSeq protein was modified relative to this genomic sequence to represent the inferred CDS: inserted 1 base in 1 codon; substituted 2 bases at 2 genomic stop codons): protein MALLLVLPFLAGAALSVLPATAAGSHSLHYNLTVLSRDGSVQSSFFAGGHLDGQAFLHCDRETGRVEPRGLWAEELGAETWDTESKDLTETWKDLRKLLAEILSLQEEKGGVNSLQEMVGCEIQEDNHAWGFRFLCYDGELLLSCHPETQGCTVPXSLARNWAMEMEKSGDTDSFQSKYYWAHVQGELCGRLRGYLESWTGFRERTGPPAVNMTRSQDSEGTVNLTCWAFGFFPRNISAAWFWDEEPMRRDAXQSXGVLPDGNGTYRSWVTKSVPQGEEQRVQRHVEHSGNHSAHPAPSGETLVHQSQWQTILGVAAFAVVFIIRLCVLCYSKKKKTASAVGSPSEKSGQGVGMGGALPGM from the exons ATGGCGCTGCTCCTTGTCCTGCCGTTTCTAGCCGGCGCTGCCCTTTCTGTGCTCCCGGCTACCGCCGCTG GATCACACAGTCTTCATTACAACCTCACAGTGCTGTCCCGGGATGGATCTGTGCAGTCCAGCTTTTTCGCTGGGGGACACTTGGATGGCCAGGCCTTCCTGCACTGTGACCGTGAGACAGGCAGGGTAGAGCCCCGGGGACTGTGGGCAGaagagctgggagctgagacgTGGGACACAGAGTCCAAGGACTTGACAGAGACCTGGAAGGACCTCAGAAAGCTTCTAGCAGAAATCCTGTCCCtgcaggaggagaaaggag gtgTGAATTCCCTCCAGGAGATGGTGGGCTGTGAAATCCAAGAAGACAACCACGCCTGGGGCTTCAGGTTTCTCTGCTATGATGGGGAGCTCCTCCTCTCCTGTCACCCAGAGACCCAGGGTTGTACAGTGCCCTAGTCCTTGGCTCGGAACTGGGCCATGGAAATGGAGAAGTCCGGGGACACAGATAGCTTTCAAAGCAAGTATTACTGGGCCCACGTGCAGGGAGAGCTTTGTGGAAGACTGCGGGGCTATCTGGAATCCTGGACAGGCTTCAGGGAGAGAACAG GGCCCCCAGCCGTGAACATGACCCGCAGCCAGGACTCGGAGGGCACAGTCAACCTCACATGCTGGGCTTTCGGCTTCTTTCCCCGGAATATCTCAGCGGCCTGGTTTTGGGATGAGGAACCCATGAGGCGGGACGCCTAGCAGT AGGGTGTCCTGCCTGATGGGAACGGCACCTACCGCTCCTGGGTGACCAAAAGTGTTCCCCAAGGAGAGGAGCAGCGGGTCCAGCGCCATGTGGAACACAGCGGGAATCACAGTGCACACCCTGCGCCCTCTG GAGAGACCCTGGTGCATCAGAGTCAGTGGCAGACCATCCTGGGTGTTGCtgcctttgctgttgtttttatcaTCAGGCTTTGTGTCCTTTGCTActcgaagaagaagaagacagcATCAGCTGTGGGGAGCCCAAGTGAGAAatctgggcagggggtggggatgggaggggctCTGCCTGGGATGTAG